In Chromatiales bacterium, one genomic interval encodes:
- a CDS encoding cyclic nucleotide-binding/CBS domain-containing protein, whose protein sequence is MDAELADICQFLAGHAPFDACTDEAREHIARELSIRYLRHGSPFPPADAGDDTTSLYLFRTGAAEFRDAGNRLVERLQEGEVYADTCLGEALQDQPPLGEDITGRIVEDSLVYLLPCGRLDHLRTSFPVLDGYFRASAGKRLQQAYTRLQTDRTPASDITRLDVSDLLRPLDYGIPAEASIREAAGRMMDRKTSGLLVLKNGELAGLITDHDLRRHCVVGEVSPEEPVARIMTTRLYTVSPDMSAFEALLEMTRRNIRHLPVVDAGRPVGLVTAIDFVRQQATSAVYLVADIERCDSPEAVARACAELPEIQLRLVGTGARGSDVQQVVTSIADAATRRLVELAEAALGPAPVPYAWVSVGSQSRREMTLSSDQDNLLLLDDRYDPTRHGPWFEGLAERVNQGLDACGFVLCPGEVMARNPQWRQPLAQWRRYFRGWIEAPERKSMMYVANFFDLRLITGEQELLEELRSGVLEDCQENQIFHAHLAGNTLRHRAPLGIFNGFVLSTHEEQADTLDLKREGLIPIVDIARLYALVNGIAAVNTLERLRAAGERGVMHRETAQDLIEAYEFIAGLRLRHQADALRRGDQPDNYLDPRRLSSPERSHLKQAFRVVRTVQAALNQRYQGGRFA, encoded by the coding sequence ATGGACGCCGAACTCGCCGACATCTGTCAGTTCCTCGCCGGGCATGCACCCTTCGATGCGTGTACGGACGAGGCACGCGAGCACATCGCGCGCGAGCTCTCCATCCGCTACCTGCGCCATGGCAGCCCCTTCCCACCCGCCGATGCGGGAGACGATACGACGTCGCTGTACCTGTTTCGCACCGGCGCGGCGGAGTTTCGCGATGCGGGCAACCGCCTGGTCGAGCGCCTGCAGGAGGGCGAGGTATATGCCGACACCTGCCTCGGCGAGGCCCTGCAGGACCAGCCCCCGCTGGGTGAAGACATCACCGGTCGCATCGTCGAGGACAGCCTCGTCTATCTGCTGCCCTGCGGGCGTCTGGACCACCTGCGCACCAGCTTCCCGGTACTGGACGGCTACTTCCGGGCATCGGCCGGCAAGCGCCTGCAGCAGGCCTACACGCGGCTGCAGACCGACCGCACGCCGGCCAGCGACATCACCCGCCTGGACGTCAGCGACCTGCTGCGGCCGCTGGACTACGGCATCCCGGCCGAGGCCAGCATCCGCGAGGCGGCAGGCCGCATGATGGACCGCAAGACCTCGGGGCTGCTGGTGCTGAAGAACGGCGAGCTGGCCGGGCTCATCACCGACCACGACCTGCGTCGCCACTGCGTGGTCGGCGAGGTCTCGCCCGAGGAGCCGGTGGCGCGGATCATGACCACCCGCCTCTATACCGTCTCCCCGGACATGTCCGCCTTCGAGGCCCTGCTGGAGATGACCCGCCGCAACATCCGGCACCTGCCGGTGGTGGACGCGGGACGGCCCGTGGGCCTGGTCACCGCCATCGACTTCGTGCGCCAGCAGGCCACCAGCGCGGTCTACCTCGTTGCCGACATCGAACGCTGCGACTCCCCCGAGGCCGTGGCCCGCGCCTGCGCCGAGCTGCCGGAGATCCAGCTGCGCCTGGTGGGCACGGGTGCGCGTGGCAGCGACGTGCAGCAGGTCGTCACCTCCATCGCCGATGCTGCCACGCGGCGCCTGGTCGAACTGGCCGAGGCCGCACTCGGCCCCGCGCCCGTCCCCTATGCCTGGGTATCCGTGGGCTCGCAGAGCCGGCGCGAGATGACGCTCAGCTCCGACCAGGACAACCTGCTGCTGCTCGACGACCGCTACGACCCCACCCGCCACGGCCCCTGGTTCGAGGGCCTGGCCGAGCGGGTGAACCAGGGGCTGGACGCCTGCGGCTTCGTCCTCTGCCCGGGTGAGGTGATGGCGCGCAATCCGCAGTGGCGCCAACCGCTGGCCCAGTGGCGGCGCTATTTCCGCGGCTGGATCGAAGCGCCTGAACGCAAGTCGATGATGTATGTGGCCAACTTCTTCGACCTGCGCCTGATCACGGGCGAGCAGGAGTTGCTGGAAGAACTGCGCAGTGGCGTGCTCGAGGATTGCCAGGAGAACCAGATCTTCCACGCCCACCTGGCCGGCAACACCCTGCGCCACCGGGCACCGCTGGGCATCTTCAACGGCTTCGTGCTCAGCACCCACGAGGAGCAGGCCGACACCCTGGACCTCAAGCGCGAAGGGCTCATCCCCATCGTCGACATCGCGAGGCTCTACGCCCTGGTCAACGGCATCGCCGCGGTCAACACCCTGGAGCGCCTGCGCGCGGCGGGTGAGCGCGGCGTCATGCACCGGGAGACCGCCCAGGACCTGATCGAGGCCTATGAATTCATCGCCGGCCTGCGCCTGCGTCACCAG
- a CDS encoding cation acetate symporter: MTLETMTWIVVGATFALYIGIAIWSRASSTGEFYVAGKGVHPVANGMATAADWMSAASFISMAGLIAFNGYDASVYLMGWTGGYVLLAMLLAPYLRKYGKFTVPEFIGERYYSQTARIVAVICLIVASITYVIGQMKGIGVAFSRFLEVDYNTGLFSGMAIVFIYAVLGGMKGITYTQIAQYVVLIFAYTVPAIFISLQLTGNPLPQLGLGSTVADGTHLLAKLDQVLVELGFAQYTVMKGTTLNMVALTLSLMIGTAGLPHVIVRFFTVPKVRDARASAGWALFFIAILYTTAPAVGAMSFYNLINTVQPGPIAAEDGALKYEDRPTWFQNWETTGLLKFEDKNGDGRIQYRAAADESELKVDRDIMVLANPEIANLPNWVIALVVAGGLAAALSTAAGLLMAISSAVSHDLLKGVFVPDISEKAELLSARIAMAGAILVAGWLGLHPPGFAAQVVALAFGLAASSLFPALIMGIFYKRLNSTGAIAGMLVGLFSTLIYIFWFKGWFFIPGTEMMANNASNWFLGIQPESFGAVGALLNFVTAFVVSKLTTPPPDHIQHLVEDIRVPKNLG; encoded by the coding sequence ATGACTCTCGAAACAATGACCTGGATCGTCGTCGGTGCGACGTTCGCGCTCTATATCGGCATTGCCATCTGGAGCCGCGCGTCCAGCACCGGCGAATTCTATGTCGCGGGCAAGGGGGTCCACCCCGTCGCCAACGGCATGGCCACCGCGGCGGACTGGATGTCCGCGGCATCCTTTATCTCCATGGCCGGCCTCATCGCCTTCAACGGCTATGATGCCTCGGTGTACCTGATGGGCTGGACCGGCGGCTACGTGCTGCTTGCCATGCTGCTCGCGCCCTACCTGCGCAAGTACGGCAAGTTCACCGTGCCGGAGTTCATCGGTGAGCGCTACTACTCGCAGACCGCGCGCATCGTCGCCGTCATCTGCCTGATCGTGGCCTCGATCACCTACGTCATCGGCCAGATGAAGGGCATTGGCGTGGCCTTCTCCCGCTTCCTGGAAGTGGACTACAACACCGGCCTGTTCAGCGGCATGGCGATCGTGTTCATCTACGCGGTGCTCGGCGGCATGAAGGGTATCACCTATACCCAGATCGCCCAGTACGTGGTGCTGATCTTCGCCTACACCGTACCGGCGATCTTCATCTCGCTGCAGCTCACCGGCAACCCGCTCCCGCAGCTGGGCCTGGGCAGCACGGTGGCCGACGGCACGCACCTGCTGGCCAAGCTCGACCAGGTGCTGGTGGAGCTGGGCTTCGCGCAGTACACCGTCATGAAGGGCACCACGCTCAACATGGTGGCACTGACGCTGTCGCTCATGATCGGTACGGCGGGTCTGCCGCACGTCATCGTGCGCTTCTTCACCGTGCCGAAGGTGCGTGACGCGCGTGCCTCCGCCGGCTGGGCGCTGTTCTTCATCGCCATCCTCTACACCACCGCTCCGGCCGTGGGTGCGATGTCCTTCTACAACCTGATCAACACCGTGCAGCCGGGCCCGATTGCCGCTGAAGACGGTGCGCTCAAGTACGAGGACCGCCCGACCTGGTTCCAGAACTGGGAGACCACCGGTCTGCTCAAGTTCGAGGACAAGAACGGTGACGGCCGCATCCAGTACCGTGCGGCGGCGGATGAGAGCGAACTGAAGGTCGACCGCGACATCATGGTGCTGGCCAACCCCGAGATCGCCAACCTGCCGAACTGGGTCATCGCCCTGGTCGTGGCCGGTGGTCTGGCGGCGGCACTGTCCACCGCGGCAGGCCTGCTGATGGCCATCTCCTCGGCGGTCTCGCATGACCTGCTCAAGGGGGTATTCGTGCCCGACATCTCGGAGAAGGCCGAGCTCCTGTCGGCACGCATCGCCATGGCGGGCGCCATCCTGGTGGCCGGCTGGCTGGGTCTGCATCCGCCGGGCTTCGCCGCACAGGTGGTGGCACTGGCCTTCGGTCTGGCCGCCTCCTCGCTGTTCCCGGCCCTGATCATGGGTATCTTCTACAAGCGCCTGAACAGCACCGGTGCCATCGCCGGCATGCTGGTGGGCCTGTTCAGCACCCTGATCTACATCTTCTGGTTCAAGGGATGGTTCTTCATCCCGGGCACCGAGATGATGGCCAACAACGCCAGCAACTGGTTCCTCGGCATTCAGCCCGAGTCCTTCGGCGCCGTGGGTGCGCTGCTCAACTTCGTGACCGCCTTCGTGGTGTCGAAGCTGACCACCCCGCCGCCGGATCACATCCAGCATCTGGTGGAAGATATCCGTGTGCCGAAGAACCTCGGCTAA
- a CDS encoding DUF4212 domain-containing protein: MELSGKTREYWAANLKLLISCLVIWFVASYLFGIILVEPLNAIQIGGYKLGFWFAQQGSIYTFLVLIFFYAWRMNKLDREFGVHED, translated from the coding sequence ATGGAACTCTCAGGTAAGACGAGGGAGTACTGGGCCGCGAACCTCAAACTACTGATCTCCTGTCTGGTGATCTGGTTTGTCGCGTCCTATCTGTTCGGGATCATTCTGGTCGAACCGCTCAACGCCATTCAGATCGGTGGCTACAAGCTCGGTTTCTGGTTTGCCCAGCAGGGGTCGATCTACACCTTCCTGGTGCTGATCTTCTTCTACGCCTGGCGCATGAACAAGCTTGATCGCGAATTCGGCGTTCACGAAGACTAA